The following are encoded in a window of Caldisericota bacterium genomic DNA:
- a CDS encoding radical SAM protein — protein PTLLVINIFIPTCKTPFENCPVPSLEDVQKVLNKAHKRLTQTTMFLGCMRPFGKYRERLDIMAYEEGVKGFVKPTKPLVECVKKDGEQITTVEECCALI, from the coding sequence GCCTACGCTTCTTGTAATCAATATTTTTATTCCTACATGTAAGACACCGTTTGAGAATTGTCCTGTTCCATCTCTTGAAGATGTGCAAAAGGTGTTAAATAAAGCTCACAAGCGGCTCACCCAAACGACAATGTTTTTGGGATGCATGCGGCCTTTCGGCAAGTACAGGGAAAGGTTGGACATAATGGCGTATGAAGAAGGCGTGAAGGGCTTTGTAAAACCTACAAAACCTTTAGTTGAATGCGTAAAAAAAGATGGTGAACAAATCACCACTGTTGAGGAATGCTGCGCCCTCATTTAA
- a CDS encoding transposase gives MGREKRTQLAGGIYHIISKGNTGKKIFINDIDRTFFLKNLAKNSNNFDTMIFSYVLMSNHYHILLRTNKNNLSDFMHRLNTIYSHRFNYMHGLTGHLFHDRYKSFLVEDDQYFVAAMRYIAINPVAAGVVEKAEKYEWGSYRYLFEEDPYPWLHIREALSLVDMSVRDFVKISEKKIDSLEFKKFEAENDDMDYKEIIRYMEVVREHIGDLSDNTVLRNSLIYFLYQAGFSKSDIGRTVGISRRGVYRIAEKVSDSIERGDRRYINAISRINSVNKQVSVTLVPGTSVTQREDKG, from the coding sequence ATGGGAAGAGAAAAAAGAACTCAATTAGCAGGTGGTATCTATCATATTATTTCTAAAGGTAACACTGGCAAGAAAATTTTCATTAATGATATAGATAGAACATTTTTCCTGAAAAATCTTGCAAAGAACAGTAATAATTTTGATACTATGATTTTTTCGTATGTACTGATGAGCAATCATTATCATATTCTTCTCAGGACAAACAAAAATAATCTTTCTGACTTTATGCATCGTTTAAATACTATATATTCTCATCGTTTTAATTATATGCATGGCCTAACAGGACATCTGTTCCATGATAGATATAAAAGTTTTCTTGTGGAAGACGACCAGTATTTTGTTGCCGCAATGCGGTATATTGCAATAAATCCTGTTGCTGCAGGAGTAGTAGAAAAAGCTGAGAAATATGAGTGGGGAAGTTATAGGTATCTCTTTGAGGAAGATCCTTATCCCTGGCTGCACATCAGGGAAGCTTTGTCTTTGGTAGATATGTCTGTAAGAGATTTTGTAAAGATTTCCGAGAAGAAAATAGATTCATTAGAATTTAAGAAATTTGAAGCAGAAAACGATGATATGGATTACAAAGAAATTATTCGTTACATGGAAGTTGTTAGAGAGCACATAGGGGATCTTTCAGATAATACAGTTTTGCGAAATAGTTTAATTTATTTTTTATATCAAGCTGGTTTTAGTAAAAGTGACATTGGAAGAACTGTTGGAATCTCCCGTAGAGGTGTGTACAGGATTGCCGAAAAAGTATCTGACAGCATCGAGAGGGGAGATAGGAGGTATATAAATGCAATTAGTAGAATAAATAGTGTAAACAAACAGGTTAGTGTCACACTGGTGCCTGGCACCAGTGTGACACAGAGGGAAGATAAAGGATGA
- a CDS encoding radical SAM protein has protein sequence MMERKIRASIGSLGALGMRDIKLPVPPTTVYLMVGERCMYDCAYCSQASNSKGSVEQLSRVIWPAVEWEELKAAIKDAPSFIKRVCFQVVNSHGFLEDVLFFIREIKDVSSLPVSVSIRVNRMEDLEELFKAGVERVGIALDVATETTYSKYRGGDFKRMVDLILRAGELFKGRITTHIIVGMGETDMELYGVMKKMFDNGITVGLFAFTPIKGTRLEGEDPPSLTRYRRIQLMRYLFSKGVEFLPEFDETENLISMDVV, from the coding sequence ATGATGGAGCGAAAGATTAGAGCGTCAATTGGGAGTTTAGGGGCGCTGGGGATGCGCGACATAAAATTGCCTGTGCCTCCTACCACGGTTTATCTTATGGTTGGTGAGCGGTGTATGTATGATTGCGCTTATTGTTCCCAGGCGTCAAATTCCAAGGGTTCTGTGGAGCAGCTTTCGCGCGTTATCTGGCCGGCGGTGGAGTGGGAGGAATTGAAAGCCGCCATAAAAGATGCGCCGAGTTTTATAAAAAGAGTTTGTTTCCAGGTAGTAAACAGCCATGGTTTTCTGGAAGATGTGCTGTTTTTTATACGGGAGATAAAAGATGTTTCTTCTCTTCCTGTGTCTGTTTCTATTAGGGTTAACAGAATGGAAGATTTGGAAGAGCTTTTTAAAGCCGGCGTTGAGCGTGTAGGCATTGCACTGGATGTTGCAACTGAAACAACTTACAGCAAGTATCGTGGAGGAGATTTTAAAAGAATGGTTGATTTGATACTTCGCGCCGGAGAATTATTTAAGGGAAGGATCACAACGCATATTATCGTTGGCATGGGCGAAACGGACATGGAATTGTATGGTGTAATGAAAAAGATGTTTGATAATGGAATTACGGTAGGGCTTTTTGCATTTACACCTATTAAAGGTACGCGCCTTGAAGGTGAAGATCCGCCATCTCTAACGCGATACAGAAGGATTCAACTGATGCGATACCTGTTCAGTAAAGGAGTTGAGTTTTTGCCGGAGTTTGACGAAACAGAAAATCTTATTTCAATGGATGTAGTGA